A section of the Rhizophagus irregularis chromosome 16, complete sequence genome encodes:
- a CDS encoding uncharacterized protein (SECRETED:cutsite_SQA-AP; SECRETED:prob_0.9319); SECRETED:SignalP(1-22) → MKLTLVLLIFSAFLSLVIISQAAPTNFNKREISFFYPRDKNAVNGADPSDPRNGGKVKGADPSDPRNGGKVKGADPSDPRNKIKGV, encoded by the coding sequence ATGAAGTTAACATTGGTTTTATTGATTTTCTCGGCTTTTTTATCACTCGTCATTATTTCTCAAGCGGCTCCTACGAATTTTAACAAAAgagaaatttcatttttttatccaaGAGATAAAAACGCAGTAAACGGTGCTGATCCTTCCGATCCGAGAAATGGAGGGAAAGTAAAGGGCGCTGATCCTTCCGATCCGAGAAATGGAGGGAAAGTAAAGGGCGCTGACCCTTCGGATCCAAGGAATAAGATAAAGGGTGTCTGA